The following are encoded together in the Flavobacterium sp. TR2 genome:
- a CDS encoding DUF2480 family protein codes for MEEIINKVANSALEVFDLEDYYPKGMRVQIDISQWLLEGFLLKEKDFREHLKNHDWSQYQDQYVAVNCSTDAIIPAWALILVGVHLAPFAKKVVNGTIEDLDASLYEELLSKIDYSAYKGKPVIVKGCSRKPVPMRAYILATNYLQPFARSIMYGEACSAVPLYKESKK; via the coding sequence ATGGAAGAAATCATCAATAAAGTTGCCAATAGTGCTTTAGAAGTTTTTGATTTGGAGGATTATTATCCAAAAGGAATGCGTGTGCAGATTGACATTTCGCAATGGCTTTTGGAAGGATTTTTATTGAAAGAAAAAGACTTTAGAGAACACCTTAAAAATCACGATTGGTCGCAATATCAAGATCAATATGTCGCTGTAAACTGCAGTACAGATGCTATTATTCCCGCTTGGGCATTAATTTTAGTTGGCGTTCATTTGGCTCCTTTTGCCAAAAAAGTAGTGAACGGAACTATTGAAGATCTTGACGCAAGCCTTTATGAAGAGCTCTTAAGCAAAATAGATTACTCTGCTTACAAAGGCAAACCTGTTATTGTAAAAGGCTGTTCTAGAAAACCCGTTCCAATGCGCGCTTATATTTTGGCTACAAATTATTTACAGCCATTTGCCCGCAGCATTATGTACGGCGAAGCGTGTTCTGCTGTGCCTTTATACAAAGAATCTAAGAAATAA
- a CDS encoding SUF system Fe-S cluster assembly protein, with protein sequence MEQEIDTNELGESIVRVLKGIYDPEIPVDIYELGLIYDVMVNTDYEVKILMTLTSPNCPVAESLPREVEEKVKTIENIKDVDVEITFDPPWSKDLMSEEAKLELGML encoded by the coding sequence ATGGAACAAGAAATAGACACAAACGAATTAGGAGAATCAATCGTAAGAGTTTTAAAAGGCATTTATGATCCTGAGATTCCTGTAGATATTTACGAATTAGGATTAATCTACGACGTAATGGTAAATACAGATTACGAAGTAAAAATCCTTATGACACTTACTTCACCAAACTGCCCCGTAGCGGAAAGTTTGCCAAGAGAAGTGGAAGAAAAAGTAAAAACAATCGAAAACATTAAAGATGTTGATGTTGAAATTACTTTTGATCCGCCTTGGAGCAAAGATTTAATGAGCGAAGAAGCTAAGTTAGAATTAGGAATGCTTTAA
- a CDS encoding SufE family protein: MTIKEIQDEIIDEFSMFDDWMQRYEYIIELGKSLPLIKEEYKTDDNLIKGCQSKVWLQGEEQGDKIVFTADSDAILTKGIIAILIRAFSNQKAKDILEADTDFIDEIGLKEHLSATRANGLVSMIKNIKMYALAFDAKNKN, encoded by the coding sequence ATGACGATAAAAGAAATACAAGACGAAATAATTGACGAATTTTCAATGTTCGACGACTGGATGCAGCGTTATGAATACATCATCGAACTAGGGAAGAGTCTTCCGTTAATCAAAGAAGAATACAAAACCGACGATAATTTAATCAAAGGCTGTCAGTCTAAAGTTTGGCTGCAGGGCGAAGAACAAGGCGACAAAATTGTCTTTACAGCAGACAGCGATGCTATTTTGACTAAAGGAATAATCGCGATTTTAATTCGTGCTTTCTCTAATCAAAAGGCAAAAGATATTCTGGAAGCTGATACTGATTTTATAGATGAAATTGGCTTAAAAGAACACTTATCTGCAACACGTGCCAACGGTTTGGTTTCGATGATAAAAAACATCAAAATGTACGCTTTAGCTTTTGATGCTAAAAACAAAAATTAA
- a CDS encoding aminotransferase class V-fold PLP-dependent enzyme → MLDIQKIRADFPILSQTVNGKPLVYFDNGATSQKPQVVIDAEIKYYNEINANIHRGVHTLSQLATDAYEVARGKVKDHINAKFAHEVLFTSGTTHGINLVANGFASILKPGDEVVVSSLEHHSNIVPWQMLCEKTGAVLKVIPINDNGELIIAEFDKLLSDKTKIVTVNHISNALGIINPIKYMIDKAHSVGAAVLIDGAQAVPHLKPDVQELDCDFYAFSGHKMCGPTGTGILYGKEEWLNKLPPYQGGGEMIKEVTFEKTTYADLPHKFEAGTPNIAGGIVLGTAIDYLNSVGFENIQAYEHELLEHATKRLSEIEGIRIYGTGENKASVVSFNIDGIHPYDVGSIIDKLGIAVRTGHHCAQPIMNFFCIPGTIRASFSFYNTKEEIDAMVDAVKKAQTMLS, encoded by the coding sequence ATGCTAGATATTCAAAAAATAAGAGCTGATTTCCCGATACTTTCACAAACTGTAAACGGAAAGCCATTAGTATATTTCGACAACGGAGCTACTTCGCAAAAACCGCAAGTTGTAATTGATGCTGAAATAAAATATTATAACGAAATCAATGCCAACATTCACCGTGGCGTTCACACTTTAAGCCAGTTAGCAACTGACGCTTACGAGGTTGCCCGCGGAAAAGTAAAAGATCACATCAATGCAAAATTTGCCCATGAAGTGCTTTTTACTTCTGGAACAACTCACGGAATTAACTTAGTTGCAAACGGATTTGCTTCTATTTTAAAACCTGGTGATGAAGTTGTCGTTTCTTCTTTAGAGCACCATAGCAACATTGTGCCTTGGCAGATGTTATGCGAAAAAACGGGAGCTGTTTTAAAAGTTATTCCAATCAATGACAACGGAGAATTAATCATTGCCGAATTTGACAAACTGCTTTCAGATAAGACAAAAATTGTTACGGTAAATCATATTTCAAACGCATTGGGCATCATTAACCCAATTAAATATATGATCGATAAAGCTCATTCGGTTGGTGCTGCAGTTTTAATTGACGGTGCGCAGGCGGTTCCGCATTTAAAACCAGATGTTCAGGAATTAGACTGTGATTTTTATGCTTTCTCGGGACATAAAATGTGCGGCCCAACGGGAACTGGAATTCTTTACGGAAAAGAAGAATGGCTAAACAAGCTTCCTCCTTATCAAGGCGGTGGCGAAATGATTAAAGAAGTTACTTTCGAAAAAACAACATACGCAGATCTTCCTCATAAATTTGAAGCTGGAACTCCAAATATCGCTGGCGGAATCGTTTTAGGTACTGCAATTGATTATTTAAACAGTGTTGGTTTCGAAAATATTCAGGCATACGAGCATGAACTTTTAGAGCACGCTACAAAACGTTTATCTGAAATTGAAGGGATAAGAATCTACGGAACAGGTGAAAATAAAGCTTCTGTTGTTTCGTTTAATATTGATGGGATCCACCCATACGATGTCGGTTCTATTATAGATAAATTAGGAATTGCGGTTAGAACAGGACATCATTGCGCACAGCCAATTATGAATTTCTTCTGTATTCCGGGGACAATTCGTGCTTCATTTTCGTTTTATAATACCAAAGAAGAAATTGATGCCATGGTTGATGCTGTTAAAAAAGCACAAACTATGTTAAGCTAA
- a CDS encoding serine hydrolase: MKKFLKVLLLVLVLAFLYFGFTTYPKLDLISGFSAKSVASGHFIDNRPLDLIQKTDNDINLVDLAKNSIDDGGKFAISSVYGLKERKAIYREGLGATLINDDFDSTKPYLLPKRTKLENNLPFPYGNNEPKDSAFANVDYSKLKKAVDNAFDKTGARIKRTRAVVVLYKDHLIAEKYDTGFNKDSKILGWSMTKSITSSAFGVLAKQGKIDIYKPAPIKEWQNDERKNITINDLLHMNSGLEWEENYSTICDATQMLFQAEDMGKVQLDKPAQFKPNSHWNYSSGTTNLLSLILRRHFKTQQEYLDFWYSAVIDKIGMNSMIVEQDMSGTFVGSSYGWATPRDWSKFGLLYLHKGNWNGEQILDESWVKYTATPTNTSEGKYGAQFWLNAGGKFPDVPRDMFYCSGYQGQMVAIIPSKDMVIVRMGVREEEPGFDFNGFLKEVISSIKK, encoded by the coding sequence ATGAAAAAATTTCTCAAAGTACTCTTGCTAGTGCTGGTTCTTGCTTTTTTGTATTTCGGATTTACCACTTATCCGAAACTTGATTTGATTTCTGGTTTCTCTGCCAAGAGTGTGGCATCGGGGCATTTTATAGACAATCGCCCGTTAGATTTAATTCAGAAAACAGACAATGATATCAATTTGGTTGATTTGGCTAAAAACTCAATTGATGATGGTGGAAAATTTGCCATTTCTTCTGTTTATGGACTGAAAGAAAGAAAAGCTATTTATCGCGAAGGTTTAGGGGCGACTTTGATTAATGATGATTTTGATAGTACAAAACCATATCTTCTTCCAAAAAGAACAAAATTAGAAAACAATCTTCCTTTTCCGTACGGAAATAACGAACCAAAAGATTCTGCTTTCGCGAATGTTGATTATTCAAAATTGAAAAAAGCGGTTGACAATGCTTTTGACAAAACTGGCGCAAGAATTAAAAGAACGCGCGCTGTTGTAGTTTTGTACAAAGACCATTTAATTGCTGAGAAATATGATACAGGTTTCAATAAAGACAGTAAAATTTTAGGCTGGTCGATGACCAAAAGTATCACAAGCTCGGCTTTTGGAGTTTTGGCTAAACAAGGAAAAATTGATATCTACAAACCTGCTCCAATAAAAGAATGGCAGAATGACGAACGCAAAAATATTACGATAAACGATTTGCTTCATATGAATTCTGGTTTAGAATGGGAAGAAAATTACAGCACAATTTGCGATGCTACACAAATGCTTTTTCAGGCAGAAGATATGGGAAAAGTGCAATTGGATAAGCCTGCGCAGTTCAAACCAAATTCACACTGGAATTACTCCTCTGGAACAACCAATTTGTTGTCTCTGATTTTAAGAAGACATTTTAAAACTCAACAAGAATATCTTGATTTTTGGTATAGCGCCGTAATCGACAAAATCGGAATGAACTCGATGATTGTCGAGCAAGATATGTCAGGAACATTCGTGGGTTCGTCTTACGGATGGGCAACACCGCGCGATTGGTCAAAATTTGGATTATTATATCTGCATAAAGGAAATTGGAATGGCGAGCAAATTTTGGATGAAAGTTGGGTAAAATATACGGCAACTCCAACGAATACTTCGGAAGGGAAATATGGAGCGCAATTTTGGCTAAACGCAGGCGGAAAATTTCCTGATGTTCCGCGCGATATGTTTTATTGCAGTGGTTACCAAGGACAAATGGTGGCGATTATTCCGTCAAAAGATATGGTAATCGTGAGAATGGGAGTGAGAGAAGAAGAACCTGGATTTGATTTTAATGGGTTTTTGAAGGAGGTTATTTCTTCAATAAAAAAATAG
- the sufD gene encoding Fe-S cluster assembly protein SufD: MDLKEKLVSSFMAFEERVDVHSDLHDIRTNALKNFENKGFPTKKEEAWKYTSLNAILKNDFTVFPKQENAIEFNQVKKYFLHEIDTYKLVFIDGVFSSHLSSTTHDGIDVCLMSSALTKPKYKMVIDTYFNQIASKDDSLTSLNTAFAIEGAFINIPKKKVADKPIEIMYFSTGNEAALMVQPRNLVIVGENSHVQIIERHQSLNENPVLTNSVTEIFAQKRAIVDYYKIQNDNSEANLIDNTYVSQQQESHAYVHTFSFGGNLTRNNLNFYHFGERLTSTLNGISILNDKQHVDHYTLVNHAQPNCESFQDYKGIFSDRSTGVFNGKVLVEKEAQKTNAFQKSNNILLSDKATINAKPQLEIFADDVKCSHGCTVGQLDETAMFYMQSRGIPKKEAKALLMYAFSNAVIESIKIPELKQRITKIIATKLGVNLGFDL, from the coding sequence ATGGATTTAAAAGAAAAATTAGTATCGTCTTTTATGGCTTTTGAGGAGCGTGTTGATGTGCATTCAGACTTGCATGACATACGCACAAATGCTTTAAAAAACTTCGAAAATAAAGGTTTCCCAACCAAAAAAGAAGAAGCTTGGAAATATACATCGCTAAACGCCATCTTAAAAAATGACTTTACGGTTTTTCCAAAGCAGGAAAATGCAATCGAATTCAATCAGGTAAAAAAATACTTTTTACACGAAATTGACACTTATAAATTAGTTTTTATTGATGGTGTTTTCAGTTCGCATTTGTCTTCTACAACACATGACGGAATCGACGTTTGCTTGATGTCATCGGCATTAACCAAACCAAAATATAAAATGGTTATTGATACCTACTTTAATCAAATCGCAAGTAAAGATGACAGCTTGACTTCATTAAATACGGCTTTTGCAATTGAAGGTGCTTTCATTAATATCCCAAAGAAAAAAGTTGCTGACAAACCAATTGAGATCATGTATTTCTCAACTGGAAATGAAGCCGCTTTAATGGTACAGCCAAGAAATTTGGTTATTGTGGGCGAAAATTCACACGTTCAAATTATTGAGCGCCACCAAAGTTTGAACGAAAACCCGGTTTTAACAAACTCTGTTACTGAGATTTTTGCTCAAAAACGTGCTATTGTTGATTATTACAAAATTCAAAACGATAATAGCGAAGCGAATTTAATTGACAACACTTACGTTTCACAACAACAGGAAAGCCATGCTTATGTGCATACTTTCTCTTTTGGTGGAAATTTAACTCGTAACAACTTAAACTTTTACCATTTTGGAGAAAGATTGACAAGTACGCTAAACGGAATTTCGATCTTAAACGACAAACAGCACGTTGACCATTATACTCTGGTAAACCACGCACAGCCAAATTGCGAAAGTTTTCAGGATTATAAAGGAATTTTCTCTGATCGTTCAACAGGAGTTTTCAACGGAAAAGTTTTGGTAGAAAAAGAAGCTCAAAAAACAAACGCTTTCCAAAAAAGCAACAACATTTTATTGAGCGACAAAGCGACCATCAATGCAAAACCGCAATTGGAAATTTTTGCAGATGACGTAAAATGTTCTCACGGTTGTACTGTTGGACAGCTTGACGAAACAGCAATGTTCTATATGCAGTCACGCGGAATCCCGAAAAAAGAAGCTAAAGCTTTATTGATGTACGCGTTTTCAAATGCCGTTATCGAAAGCATCAAAATACCAGAATTAAAACAAAGAATTACTAAAATCATTGCTACAAAATTAGGCGTGAATTTAGGATTTGATTTGTAG
- a CDS encoding four helix bundle protein: MSKFKSFEEINSWQKSRIFNKKIYLITENSNFKKDFDFVRQIRRASLSISSNIAEGFERNTDKEFIYFLYVTKASAGEVRSQLYLAFDLEYIIKEEFEMLLESITEISKLLSGFIKYLSPKS; encoded by the coding sequence ATGAGTAAGTTCAAATCTTTTGAGGAAATAAATTCTTGGCAAAAATCTCGAATCTTCAATAAGAAAATATATTTGATAACTGAAAATTCTAATTTCAAAAAAGACTTTGATTTTGTTAGACAAATTAGACGTGCATCACTTTCTATTTCATCAAATATTGCAGAAGGCTTTGAGAGAAATACAGACAAAGAGTTTATTTACTTTTTATATGTAACCAAAGCATCCGCAGGAGAAGTAAGATCTCAATTATATTTGGCTTTTGATTTAGAATACATTATAAAAGAAGAATTTGAAATGCTTTTAGAATCGATAACAGAAATTTCGAAATTATTAAGCGGTTTCATTAAATATTTAAGCCCAAAGTCATAA
- the sufC gene encoding Fe-S cluster assembly ATPase SufC, whose amino-acid sequence MLSIKNLHAAIGDKEILKGINIEVKAGEVHAIMGPNGSGKSTLSAVIAGNENYEVTDGEVILDGEDLGDLAPEERAHKGVFLSFQYPVEIPGVSVTNFMKTAINETRKANGQEEMPANEMLKVIREKSELLEIDRKFLSRSLNEGFSGGEKKRNEIFQMAMLEPKLAILDETDSGLDIDALRIVANGVNKLKSDKNAIIVITHYQRLLDYIVPDFVHVLYNGRIVKSRGKELAYELEEKGYDWIKAEN is encoded by the coding sequence ATGTTATCAATAAAAAACCTTCACGCCGCAATTGGTGATAAAGAAATCCTTAAAGGAATTAATATAGAAGTAAAAGCTGGAGAAGTTCACGCTATCATGGGACCTAACGGTTCTGGAAAAAGTACGCTTTCTGCTGTTATTGCAGGAAACGAAAACTACGAAGTTACAGACGGAGAGGTTATTCTTGATGGAGAAGATCTTGGCGATTTAGCTCCTGAAGAAAGAGCACACAAAGGTGTTTTCCTTTCGTTTCAATATCCGGTAGAAATTCCTGGAGTTAGCGTTACTAACTTCATGAAAACTGCCATCAACGAAACTCGTAAAGCAAACGGACAGGAAGAAATGCCTGCAAACGAAATGCTGAAAGTAATTCGTGAGAAATCTGAATTATTAGAAATCGACCGTAAATTTTTATCTCGTTCTCTTAACGAAGGATTTTCTGGAGGAGAGAAAAAAAGAAACGAGATTTTCCAAATGGCAATGTTAGAGCCAAAATTAGCCATCCTTGACGAAACCGATTCTGGTCTTGATATCGATGCCTTAAGAATTGTAGCTAACGGAGTTAACAAATTAAAAAGCGACAAAAACGCTATTATCGTGATCACGCATTACCAGCGTTTGCTAGATTATATCGTTCCTGATTTCGTTCACGTTCTTTACAACGGAAGAATCGTAAAATCTAGAGGAAAAGAATTGGCTTACGAATTAGAAGAAAAAGGATACGACTGGATTAAAGCAGAGAATTAG
- the sufB gene encoding Fe-S cluster assembly protein SufB, producing MSKYTEDDLKIELETKEYEYGFYTNIESETFPIGLNEEIVRAISLKKEEPEWMTEWRIEAFRAWKEMIEPEWANVSYEKPDFQAISYYSAPKQVDPNKTLDDVDPELLEMYKKLGISIDEQKKMNNIAMDIVVDSVSVATTFKKTLAEKGIIFCPISEAIKEHPELVKKYLGTVVPQKDNFYAALNSAVFSDGSFCYIPKGVKCPMELSTYFRINQAGTGQFERTLVIADEGSYVSYLEGCTAPSRDENQLHAAVVELIALDDAEIKYSTVQNWFPGNKEGKGGVYNFVTKRGLCETNAKISWTQVETGSAVTWKYPSCVLKGDNSVGEFYSIAVTNNFQQADTGTKMIHLGKNTKSTIISKGISAGKSQNSYRGLVQISPRAENARNFSQCDSLLMGNNCGAHTFPYIESKNPTAKIEHEATTSKIGEDQVFYCNQRGIPTEKAIALIVNGFSKDVLNKLPMEFAVEAQKLLEISLEGSVG from the coding sequence ATGAGCAAATACACCGAAGACGATTTAAAGATCGAACTGGAAACTAAAGAATATGAGTACGGATTTTATACCAATATAGAATCTGAAACTTTCCCTATTGGCTTAAACGAAGAAATTGTAAGAGCTATTTCATTAAAAAAAGAAGAACCTGAATGGATGACCGAATGGCGCATCGAGGCTTTCCGCGCTTGGAAAGAAATGATCGAGCCAGAATGGGCAAACGTTAGTTATGAAAAACCAGACTTTCAGGCAATCTCTTACTATTCTGCTCCAAAACAAGTAGATCCTAATAAAACGCTGGACGATGTTGATCCAGAATTATTAGAGATGTACAAAAAATTAGGAATTTCTATCGACGAACAGAAAAAAATGAACAATATCGCAATGGACATTGTTGTCGATTCTGTTTCTGTTGCCACAACTTTCAAGAAAACTTTGGCTGAAAAAGGAATTATTTTCTGTCCAATTTCTGAAGCCATCAAAGAACATCCTGAATTAGTAAAAAAATATTTAGGTACTGTTGTGCCTCAGAAAGACAACTTCTACGCAGCTTTAAACTCAGCCGTTTTCTCTGACGGAAGTTTCTGTTATATTCCAAAAGGTGTAAAATGCCCAATGGAACTTTCAACTTACTTCAGAATCAATCAGGCTGGAACAGGACAATTTGAAAGAACTCTTGTTATTGCCGATGAAGGAAGCTACGTTTCTTACCTTGAAGGTTGTACAGCTCCAAGCCGTGACGAAAACCAATTGCACGCTGCTGTAGTTGAGTTAATCGCTTTGGATGATGCCGAAATTAAATATTCTACCGTTCAAAACTGGTTTCCTGGAAACAAAGAAGGAAAAGGTGGGGTTTACAACTTCGTAACCAAAAGAGGTTTATGCGAAACAAACGCTAAAATATCTTGGACACAAGTAGAGACAGGTTCTGCTGTAACTTGGAAATATCCTTCTTGCGTATTAAAAGGAGATAATTCTGTAGGAGAATTTTATTCTATTGCCGTAACAAATAATTTCCAACAAGCCGATACCGGAACAAAAATGATCCATTTAGGAAAAAACACTAAATCGACTATTATTTCTAAAGGTATTTCAGCTGGAAAATCACAAAATAGCTACCGTGGTTTAGTGCAGATTTCTCCAAGAGCAGAAAATGCAAGAAACTTTTCTCAATGTGACTCATTATTAATGGGTAACAATTGCGGTGCGCACACTTTCCCATATATCGAAAGTAAAAATCCAACTGCAAAAATCGAGCACGAAGCGACTACAAGTAAAATTGGAGAAGATCAGGTTTTCTACTGTAACCAAAGAGGTATTCCGACTGAAAAAGCGATTGCCTTAATTGTAAACGGTTTCAGTAAAGATGTATTGAACAAACTTCCGATGGAATTTGCGGTTGAAGCTCAAAAATTATTAGAGATTTCTTTAGAAGGATCTGTAGGTTAA
- a CDS encoding HesB/IscA family protein — protein MIKVSDTAKKKIIDLMTDDGFDAAHDYVRVGVKSGGCSGLSYELKFDKTKNEDDKIFVDNDISIAVEKKSFLYLAGTILEFSGGLNGKGFVFNNPNASRTCGCGESFSL, from the coding sequence ATGATAAAAGTTTCTGATACTGCCAAAAAGAAAATCATCGACTTAATGACAGACGATGGTTTTGATGCTGCGCACGACTATGTAAGAGTTGGTGTTAAAAGCGGCGGATGCTCTGGTTTATCATATGAATTAAAATTTGATAAAACCAAAAACGAAGACGATAAAATATTTGTAGACAACGACATATCTATAGCTGTTGAAAAAAAATCATTTCTTTATTTAGCTGGAACTATTTTAGAATTCTCTGGCGGATTAAACGGTAAAGGATTTGTTTTCAATAATCCTAACGCGAGCAGAACTTGCGGATGCGGAGAATCATTCTCTCTTTAG
- a CDS encoding MBL fold metallo-hydrolase yields MKLYPIESGNFKLDGGAMFGVVPKTIWNKTNPADANNLIDIAARCLLIEDGNRLILIDTGMGNKQSEKFFGYYSLWGSHSLDKSLAKYGFNRDDITDVFMTHLHFDHCGGSVQWNADKTGYEPAFKNAKFWTNENHWEWATKPNAREKASFLSENILPMQESGQLNFIERPESDFGFSKELGFDIYYVDGHTEKQMIPYIKYQDKTIVFCADLLATAGHIPLPYVMGYDTRPLLTMPEKSKFLNLAADQNHYLFLEHDAHNQIITVEHTEKGVRLKDVFTCEEIL; encoded by the coding sequence ATGAAACTTTACCCTATAGAATCTGGAAATTTTAAGTTGGATGGAGGCGCTATGTTTGGCGTTGTCCCTAAGACCATTTGGAATAAAACCAACCCAGCAGATGCCAACAATCTTATTGATATTGCGGCACGCTGTTTATTAATCGAAGACGGAAATCGTCTTATTTTGATTGATACCGGAATGGGCAACAAACAATCAGAAAAGTTCTTCGGGTATTACTCGCTTTGGGGTTCGCATTCTTTAGACAAATCGCTGGCAAAATATGGTTTTAATCGAGATGATATTACAGATGTTTTTATGACCCATCTTCATTTTGACCATTGCGGAGGAAGCGTTCAATGGAATGCTGATAAAACTGGTTATGAACCGGCTTTTAAAAATGCCAAATTTTGGACAAACGAAAACCATTGGGAATGGGCAACAAAACCCAACGCGAGAGAAAAAGCTTCTTTCTTGTCTGAAAATATTCTGCCAATGCAGGAAAGCGGACAACTGAATTTTATAGAAAGACCCGAATCTGATTTTGGTTTTTCAAAAGAGCTTGGTTTTGATATTTACTACGTTGATGGCCATACCGAAAAACAGATGATTCCTTATATAAAGTATCAAGATAAAACGATTGTTTTTTGTGCCGACTTGCTGGCGACAGCGGGTCATATTCCGCTTCCGTATGTGATGGGATACGATACGCGACCTTTGCTGACAATGCCTGAGAAGTCAAAATTCTTGAATTTGGCAGCAGATCAGAATCATTATTTGTTTTTGGAACATGATGCCCACAATCAGATTATAACGGTTGAGCATACCGAAAAAGGCGTTCGATTGAAAGACGTTTTTACTTGCGAAGAGATTCTTTAA